A window from Drosophila nasuta strain 15112-1781.00 chromosome 3, ASM2355853v1, whole genome shotgun sequence encodes these proteins:
- the LOC132791567 gene encoding phosphatidylinositol 4-phosphate 5-kinase type-1 alpha isoform X6 has translation MASGDDTIDMDSSSTSQAKLAEPNASSTDHVGNSSPDLGNRPLRERQVNKTDKERKLGHRRVGEGGEITYKKIQTSQIMGSIQLGIQHTVGSLASKPKRDLLMMDFWEIESITFPPEGSSLTPAHHYSEFRYKIYAPIAFRYFRDLFGIQPDDFMMSMCTSPLRELSNPGASGSIFYLTDDDEFIIKTVQHKEGEFLQKLLPGYYMNLNQNPRTLLPKFFGLYCLQTSNAKNIRLVVMNNLLPSAVRMHLKYDLKGSTFKRKASKAERAKKSPTYKDLDFMEQHPNGIFLEAETYSALIKTIQRDCTVLESFKIMDYSLLLGVHNLDVALKEKQSEHRKPMKAPLAEDSDVDEPLEESDARDRDTATGISRNNVAYRSVNRQRLVAHSTAMESIQAESEPIDDEEDVPPGGIPARSEKGERLLLYIGIIDILQSYRLKKKLEHTFKSIIHDGETVSVCRPSFYAQRFQNFMAKTVFRKIPSLDLPEIKGNHRKFRTLVTSYIACLSISPLKHSPSKRKSLSKAIQRSIDSENEAIRPSHSHSSGKIHQPTKTPTTEPTSAGTSSERERERDRDRDRDRDRDRESGRHSSAASQSNVPPPVRQRASTSGSAAAPAASSNLKARVPPPVPPRGSPRRKDTQDSRAHSTTPGTTPSCSSTPPPAFDDISEDSSNKNSTSSMGRRSHHHHHHQQQQQQQSSQSSHYYQQQPQYLDRKMNIGPAYRGSYKEDIVSVSEVHLDTFLAVDTSSSSHYGSRGGLAWTPPASGEGSTPTWTEGTPSFTDSSSSGDLDQLT, from the exons ATGGCGTCCGGAGACGACACCATTGACATGGACAGCTCCTCGACATCGCAGGCGAAACTGGCGGAACCGAATG CCTCCTCCACCGACCATGTGGGTAACTCGTCACCCGAC CTCGGCAATCGGCCGTTGCGGGAGCGACAGGTCAACAAGACGGACAAGGAGCGCAAGCTTGGACATCGACGTGTTGGCGAAGGTGGCGAGATTACCTACAAGAAGATACAGACATCGCAGATTATGGGCTCCATACAGCTGGGAATACAGCATACA GTCGGCAGCTTGGCATCGAAGCCCAAACGTGATCTACTTATGATGGACTTCTGGGAAATCGAGAGCATTACGTTTCCGCCAGAGGGTTCTAGCCTTACACCTGCCCACCATTATAGTGAATTCAGATATAAGATCTATGCACCCATCGCTTTTCGTTATTTTCGTGATTTGTTTGGCATACAGCCAGATGATTTTATG ATGTCTATGTGCACTTCGCCTTTGCGCGAATTATCGAATCCTGGTGCTTCCGGCTCTATATTCTATTTGACGGACGACGATGAGTTCATTATCAAAACGGTGCAACACAAAGAGGGTGAATTTTTACAAAAACTACTGCCTGG TTACTATATGAATCTGAATCAAAATCCGCGCACGTTATTGCCGAAGTTCTTCGGTCTCTACTGCCTGCAGACGAGCAATGCCAAAAACATTCGATTGGTGGTCATGAACAATCTGCTGCCATCGGCGGTGCGAATGCATCTGAAGTACGATCTCAAGGGTTCGACGTTCAAGCGCAAGGCATCGAAAGCGGAGCGTGCCAAGAAATCGCCAACGTACAAGGATCTCGACTTTATGGAACAGCATCCCAATGGCATATTCCTCGAGGCGGAAACCTATTCGGCGCTCATCAAAACCATTCAGAGGGATTGCACAGTGCTCGAATCCTTCAAGATTATGGACTATTCGCTGCTGCTGGGCGTGCACAATTTAGATGTGGCACTCAAGGAGAAGCAGAGTGAGCACCGGAAGCCGATGAAAGCACCGCTGGCCGAGGACTCGGATGTGGATGAACCACTCGAGGAGTCAGATGCCAGGGATCGAGACACAGCAACGGGCATCAGCAGAAACAA TGTGGCATACAGATCGGTGAATCGACAGCGACTCGTGGCACACTCGACGGCCATGGAGAGCATTCAGGCGGAGAGCGAGCCCATCGACGACGAAGAGGATGTGCC ACCTGGTGGCATTCCAGCGCGCAGCGAGAAGGGCGAGCGTCTGTTGCTCTACATTGGCATCATCGACATCCTTCAGTCGTACAGACTCAAGAAGAAGCTGGAGCACACATTCAAAAGCATCATACACGATGGC GAGACCGTCTCGGTGTGTCGACCCTCGTTCTATGCTCAAAGATTTCAGAACTTTATGGCCAAGACCGTATTCCGCAAGATACCATCGC TGGATCTCCCAGAGATCAAAGGAAATCACAGAAAATTTCGTACCTTGGTAACCAGTTATATAG CATGTCTCTCGATCTCAC CTCTAAAGCATTCGCCGTCGAAGAGAAAAAGTCTCTCCAAGGCCATACAACGCTCCATCGACAGCGAGAACGAGGCCATCCGAC CTTCGCATTCCCACAGTAGCGGCAAAATCCATCAGCCAACGAAGACGCCAACCACAGAGCCCACGTCTGCAGGCACAAGCTCGGAAAGGGAACGCGAACGGGATCGGGATAGAGACCGGGATCGTGATCGCGATCGAGAGAGCGGACGCCATTCGAGTGCCGCTAGCCAGAGCAATGTGCCACCGCCAGTGCGGCAACGTGCGTCCACCTCCGGATCGGCAGCTGCTCCAGCGGCGAGCAGCAACCTGAAGGCGCGTGTGCCGCCGCCAGTGCCACCGCGAGGATCGCCGCGACGCAAGGACACACAGGACAGTCGGGCACACTCGACCACGCCAG GCACAACTCCATCATGCAGTTCAACACCTCCCCCTGCCTTTGACGACATCTCCGAGGACAGTTCGAACAAGAACAGCACATCGTCGATGGGTCGCAGgtcgcatcatcatcatcaccatcagcaacagcagcagcaacagtcgagtCAGTCCAGTCATTACTatcagcaacagccacagtaTTTGGATCGTAAAATGAACATTGGTCCCGCCTATCGAGGCTCCTACAAGGAGGATATCGTTAG CGTTTCGGAGGTGCATTTGGACACGTTTCTGGCGGTGGACACATCGTCGAGCAGTCACTATGGGTCACGTGGTGGCCTGGCCTGGACGCCACCGGCATCAGGTGAGGGCTCGACACCCACTTGGACAGAGGGCACACCCAGTTTTACGGACTCCAGTTCGAGTGGTGATCTCG aTCAACTAACATAG
- the LOC132791567 gene encoding phosphatidylinositol 4-phosphate 5-kinase type-1 alpha isoform X7, translated as MASGDDTIDMDSSSTSQAKLAEPNASSTDHVGNSSPDLGNRPLRERQVNKTDKERKLGHRRVGEGGEITYKKIQTSQIMGSIQLGIQHTVGSLASKPKRDLLMMDFWEIESITFPPEGSSLTPAHHYSEFRYKIYAPIAFRYFRDLFGIQPDDFMMSMCTSPLRELSNPGASGSIFYLTDDDEFIIKTVQHKEGEFLQKLLPGYYMNLNQNPRTLLPKFFGLYCLQTSNAKNIRLVVMNNLLPSAVRMHLKYDLKGSTFKRKASKAERAKKSPTYKDLDFMEQHPNGIFLEAETYSALIKTIQRDCTVLESFKIMDYSLLLGVHNLDVALKEKQSEHRKPMKAPLAEDSDVDEPLEESDARDRDTATGISRNKSVNRQRLVAHSTAMESIQAESEPIDDEEDVPPGGIPARSEKGERLLLYIGIIDILQSYRLKKKLEHTFKSIIHDGETVSVCRPSFYAQRFQNFMAKTVFRKIPSPLKHSPSKRKSLSKAIQRSIDSENEAIRPSHSHSSGKIHQPTKTPTTEPTSAGTSSERERERDRDRDRDRDRDRESGRHSSAASQSNVPPPVRQRASTSGSAAAPAASSNLKARVPPPVPPRGSPRRKDTQDSRAHSTTPGTTPSCSSTPPPAFDDISEDSSNKNSTSSMGRRSHHHHHHQQQQQQQSSQSSHYYQQQPQYLDRKMNIGPAYRGSYKEDIVSVSEVHLDTFLAVDTSSSSHYGSRGGLAWTPPASGEGSTPTWTEGTPSFTDSSSSGDLDNFSPINSSKIDRHKPTVEDAINSLSSGMIN; from the exons ATGGCGTCCGGAGACGACACCATTGACATGGACAGCTCCTCGACATCGCAGGCGAAACTGGCGGAACCGAATG CCTCCTCCACCGACCATGTGGGTAACTCGTCACCCGAC CTCGGCAATCGGCCGTTGCGGGAGCGACAGGTCAACAAGACGGACAAGGAGCGCAAGCTTGGACATCGACGTGTTGGCGAAGGTGGCGAGATTACCTACAAGAAGATACAGACATCGCAGATTATGGGCTCCATACAGCTGGGAATACAGCATACA GTCGGCAGCTTGGCATCGAAGCCCAAACGTGATCTACTTATGATGGACTTCTGGGAAATCGAGAGCATTACGTTTCCGCCAGAGGGTTCTAGCCTTACACCTGCCCACCATTATAGTGAATTCAGATATAAGATCTATGCACCCATCGCTTTTCGTTATTTTCGTGATTTGTTTGGCATACAGCCAGATGATTTTATG ATGTCTATGTGCACTTCGCCTTTGCGCGAATTATCGAATCCTGGTGCTTCCGGCTCTATATTCTATTTGACGGACGACGATGAGTTCATTATCAAAACGGTGCAACACAAAGAGGGTGAATTTTTACAAAAACTACTGCCTGG TTACTATATGAATCTGAATCAAAATCCGCGCACGTTATTGCCGAAGTTCTTCGGTCTCTACTGCCTGCAGACGAGCAATGCCAAAAACATTCGATTGGTGGTCATGAACAATCTGCTGCCATCGGCGGTGCGAATGCATCTGAAGTACGATCTCAAGGGTTCGACGTTCAAGCGCAAGGCATCGAAAGCGGAGCGTGCCAAGAAATCGCCAACGTACAAGGATCTCGACTTTATGGAACAGCATCCCAATGGCATATTCCTCGAGGCGGAAACCTATTCGGCGCTCATCAAAACCATTCAGAGGGATTGCACAGTGCTCGAATCCTTCAAGATTATGGACTATTCGCTGCTGCTGGGCGTGCACAATTTAGATGTGGCACTCAAGGAGAAGCAGAGTGAGCACCGGAAGCCGATGAAAGCACCGCTGGCCGAGGACTCGGATGTGGATGAACCACTCGAGGAGTCAGATGCCAGGGATCGAGACACAGCAACGGGCATCAGCAGAAACAA ATCGGTGAATCGACAGCGACTCGTGGCACACTCGACGGCCATGGAGAGCATTCAGGCGGAGAGCGAGCCCATCGACGACGAAGAGGATGTGCC ACCTGGTGGCATTCCAGCGCGCAGCGAGAAGGGCGAGCGTCTGTTGCTCTACATTGGCATCATCGACATCCTTCAGTCGTACAGACTCAAGAAGAAGCTGGAGCACACATTCAAAAGCATCATACACGATGGC GAGACCGTCTCGGTGTGTCGACCCTCGTTCTATGCTCAAAGATTTCAGAACTTTATGGCCAAGACCGTATTCCGCAAGATACCATCGC CTCTAAAGCATTCGCCGTCGAAGAGAAAAAGTCTCTCCAAGGCCATACAACGCTCCATCGACAGCGAGAACGAGGCCATCCGAC CTTCGCATTCCCACAGTAGCGGCAAAATCCATCAGCCAACGAAGACGCCAACCACAGAGCCCACGTCTGCAGGCACAAGCTCGGAAAGGGAACGCGAACGGGATCGGGATAGAGACCGGGATCGTGATCGCGATCGAGAGAGCGGACGCCATTCGAGTGCCGCTAGCCAGAGCAATGTGCCACCGCCAGTGCGGCAACGTGCGTCCACCTCCGGATCGGCAGCTGCTCCAGCGGCGAGCAGCAACCTGAAGGCGCGTGTGCCGCCGCCAGTGCCACCGCGAGGATCGCCGCGACGCAAGGACACACAGGACAGTCGGGCACACTCGACCACGCCAG GCACAACTCCATCATGCAGTTCAACACCTCCCCCTGCCTTTGACGACATCTCCGAGGACAGTTCGAACAAGAACAGCACATCGTCGATGGGTCGCAGgtcgcatcatcatcatcaccatcagcaacagcagcagcaacagtcgagtCAGTCCAGTCATTACTatcagcaacagccacagtaTTTGGATCGTAAAATGAACATTGGTCCCGCCTATCGAGGCTCCTACAAGGAGGATATCGTTAG CGTTTCGGAGGTGCATTTGGACACGTTTCTGGCGGTGGACACATCGTCGAGCAGTCACTATGGGTCACGTGGTGGCCTGGCCTGGACGCCACCGGCATCAGGTGAGGGCTCGACACCCACTTGGACAGAGGGCACACCCAGTTTTACGGACTCCAGTTCGAGTGGTGATCTCG ACAACTTCTCGCCCATAAACTCATCTAAAATCGATCGACACAAGCCGACGGTGGAAGATGCCATCAACTCTCTGTCCTCGGGAATG aTCAACTAA
- the LOC132791567 gene encoding phosphatidylinositol 4-phosphate 5-kinase type-1 alpha isoform X4, whose product MASGDDTIDMDSSSTSQAKLAEPNASSTDHVGNSSPDLGNRPLRERQVNKTDKERKLGHRRVGEGGEITYKKIQTSQIMGSIQLGIQHTVGSLASKPKRDLLMMDFWEIESITFPPEGSSLTPAHHYSEFRYKIYAPIAFRYFRDLFGIQPDDFMMSMCTSPLRELSNPGASGSIFYLTDDDEFIIKTVQHKEGEFLQKLLPGYYMNLNQNPRTLLPKFFGLYCLQTSNAKNIRLVVMNNLLPSAVRMHLKYDLKGSTFKRKASKAERAKKSPTYKDLDFMEQHPNGIFLEAETYSALIKTIQRDCTVLESFKIMDYSLLLGVHNLDVALKEKQSEHRKPMKAPLAEDSDVDEPLEESDARDRDTATGISRNKSVNRQRLVAHSTAMESIQAESEPIDDEEDVPPGGIPARSEKGERLLLYIGIIDILQSYRLKKKLEHTFKSIIHDGETVSVCRPSFYAQRFQNFMAKTVFRKIPSLDLPEIKGNHRKFRTLVTSYIALKHSPSKRKSLSKAIQRSIDSENEAIRPSHSHSSGKIHQPTKTPTTEPTSAGTSSERERERDRDRDRDRDRDRESGRHSSAASQSNVPPPVRQRASTSGSAAAPAASSNLKARVPPPVPPRGSPRRKDTQDSRAHSTTPGTTPSCSSTPPPAFDDISEDSSNKNSTSSMGRRSHHHHHHQQQQQQQSSQSSHYYQQQPQYLDRKMNIGPAYRGSYKEDIVSVSEVHLDTFLAVDTSSSSHYGSRGGLAWTPPASGEGSTPTWTEGTPSFTDSSSSGDLDNFSPINSSKIDRHKPTVEDAINSLSSGMIN is encoded by the exons ATGGCGTCCGGAGACGACACCATTGACATGGACAGCTCCTCGACATCGCAGGCGAAACTGGCGGAACCGAATG CCTCCTCCACCGACCATGTGGGTAACTCGTCACCCGAC CTCGGCAATCGGCCGTTGCGGGAGCGACAGGTCAACAAGACGGACAAGGAGCGCAAGCTTGGACATCGACGTGTTGGCGAAGGTGGCGAGATTACCTACAAGAAGATACAGACATCGCAGATTATGGGCTCCATACAGCTGGGAATACAGCATACA GTCGGCAGCTTGGCATCGAAGCCCAAACGTGATCTACTTATGATGGACTTCTGGGAAATCGAGAGCATTACGTTTCCGCCAGAGGGTTCTAGCCTTACACCTGCCCACCATTATAGTGAATTCAGATATAAGATCTATGCACCCATCGCTTTTCGTTATTTTCGTGATTTGTTTGGCATACAGCCAGATGATTTTATG ATGTCTATGTGCACTTCGCCTTTGCGCGAATTATCGAATCCTGGTGCTTCCGGCTCTATATTCTATTTGACGGACGACGATGAGTTCATTATCAAAACGGTGCAACACAAAGAGGGTGAATTTTTACAAAAACTACTGCCTGG TTACTATATGAATCTGAATCAAAATCCGCGCACGTTATTGCCGAAGTTCTTCGGTCTCTACTGCCTGCAGACGAGCAATGCCAAAAACATTCGATTGGTGGTCATGAACAATCTGCTGCCATCGGCGGTGCGAATGCATCTGAAGTACGATCTCAAGGGTTCGACGTTCAAGCGCAAGGCATCGAAAGCGGAGCGTGCCAAGAAATCGCCAACGTACAAGGATCTCGACTTTATGGAACAGCATCCCAATGGCATATTCCTCGAGGCGGAAACCTATTCGGCGCTCATCAAAACCATTCAGAGGGATTGCACAGTGCTCGAATCCTTCAAGATTATGGACTATTCGCTGCTGCTGGGCGTGCACAATTTAGATGTGGCACTCAAGGAGAAGCAGAGTGAGCACCGGAAGCCGATGAAAGCACCGCTGGCCGAGGACTCGGATGTGGATGAACCACTCGAGGAGTCAGATGCCAGGGATCGAGACACAGCAACGGGCATCAGCAGAAACAA ATCGGTGAATCGACAGCGACTCGTGGCACACTCGACGGCCATGGAGAGCATTCAGGCGGAGAGCGAGCCCATCGACGACGAAGAGGATGTGCC ACCTGGTGGCATTCCAGCGCGCAGCGAGAAGGGCGAGCGTCTGTTGCTCTACATTGGCATCATCGACATCCTTCAGTCGTACAGACTCAAGAAGAAGCTGGAGCACACATTCAAAAGCATCATACACGATGGC GAGACCGTCTCGGTGTGTCGACCCTCGTTCTATGCTCAAAGATTTCAGAACTTTATGGCCAAGACCGTATTCCGCAAGATACCATCGC TGGATCTCCCAGAGATCAAAGGAAATCACAGAAAATTTCGTACCTTGGTAACCAGTTATATAG CTCTAAAGCATTCGCCGTCGAAGAGAAAAAGTCTCTCCAAGGCCATACAACGCTCCATCGACAGCGAGAACGAGGCCATCCGAC CTTCGCATTCCCACAGTAGCGGCAAAATCCATCAGCCAACGAAGACGCCAACCACAGAGCCCACGTCTGCAGGCACAAGCTCGGAAAGGGAACGCGAACGGGATCGGGATAGAGACCGGGATCGTGATCGCGATCGAGAGAGCGGACGCCATTCGAGTGCCGCTAGCCAGAGCAATGTGCCACCGCCAGTGCGGCAACGTGCGTCCACCTCCGGATCGGCAGCTGCTCCAGCGGCGAGCAGCAACCTGAAGGCGCGTGTGCCGCCGCCAGTGCCACCGCGAGGATCGCCGCGACGCAAGGACACACAGGACAGTCGGGCACACTCGACCACGCCAG GCACAACTCCATCATGCAGTTCAACACCTCCCCCTGCCTTTGACGACATCTCCGAGGACAGTTCGAACAAGAACAGCACATCGTCGATGGGTCGCAGgtcgcatcatcatcatcaccatcagcaacagcagcagcaacagtcgagtCAGTCCAGTCATTACTatcagcaacagccacagtaTTTGGATCGTAAAATGAACATTGGTCCCGCCTATCGAGGCTCCTACAAGGAGGATATCGTTAG CGTTTCGGAGGTGCATTTGGACACGTTTCTGGCGGTGGACACATCGTCGAGCAGTCACTATGGGTCACGTGGTGGCCTGGCCTGGACGCCACCGGCATCAGGTGAGGGCTCGACACCCACTTGGACAGAGGGCACACCCAGTTTTACGGACTCCAGTTCGAGTGGTGATCTCG ACAACTTCTCGCCCATAAACTCATCTAAAATCGATCGACACAAGCCGACGGTGGAAGATGCCATCAACTCTCTGTCCTCGGGAATG aTCAACTAA
- the LOC132791567 gene encoding phosphatidylinositol 4-phosphate 5-kinase type-1 beta isoform X2, with amino-acid sequence MASGDDTIDMDSSSTSQAKLAEPNASSTDHVGNSSPDLGNRPLRERQVNKTDKERKLGHRRVGEGGEITYKKIQTSQIMGSIQLGIQHTVGSLASKPKRDLLMMDFWEIESITFPPEGSSLTPAHHYSEFRYKIYAPIAFRYFRDLFGIQPDDFMMSMCTSPLRELSNPGASGSIFYLTDDDEFIIKTVQHKEGEFLQKLLPGYYMNLNQNPRTLLPKFFGLYCLQTSNAKNIRLVVMNNLLPSAVRMHLKYDLKGSTFKRKASKAERAKKSPTYKDLDFMEQHPNGIFLEAETYSALIKTIQRDCTVLESFKIMDYSLLLGVHNLDVALKEKQSEHRKPMKAPLAEDSDVDEPLEESDARDRDTATGISRNKSVNRQRLVAHSTAMESIQAESEPIDDEEDVPPGGIPARSEKGERLLLYIGIIDILQSYRLKKKLEHTFKSIIHDGETVSVCRPSFYAQRFQNFMAKTVFRKIPSLDLPEIKGNHRKFRTLVTSYIACLSISPLKHSPSKRKSLSKAIQRSIDSENEAIRPSHSHSSGKIHQPTKTPTTEPTSAGTSSERERERDRDRDRDRDRDRESGRHSSAASQSNVPPPVRQRASTSGSAAAPAASSNLKARVPPPVPPRGSPRRKDTQDSRAHSTTPGTTPSCSSTPPPAFDDISEDSSNKNSTSSMGRRSHHHHHHQQQQQQQSSQSSHYYQQQPQYLDRKMNIGPAYRGSYKEDIVSVSEVHLDTFLAVDTSSSSHYGSRGGLAWTPPASGEGSTPTWTEGTPSFTDSSSSGDLDNFSPINSSKIDRHKPTVEDAINSLSSGMIN; translated from the exons ATGGCGTCCGGAGACGACACCATTGACATGGACAGCTCCTCGACATCGCAGGCGAAACTGGCGGAACCGAATG CCTCCTCCACCGACCATGTGGGTAACTCGTCACCCGAC CTCGGCAATCGGCCGTTGCGGGAGCGACAGGTCAACAAGACGGACAAGGAGCGCAAGCTTGGACATCGACGTGTTGGCGAAGGTGGCGAGATTACCTACAAGAAGATACAGACATCGCAGATTATGGGCTCCATACAGCTGGGAATACAGCATACA GTCGGCAGCTTGGCATCGAAGCCCAAACGTGATCTACTTATGATGGACTTCTGGGAAATCGAGAGCATTACGTTTCCGCCAGAGGGTTCTAGCCTTACACCTGCCCACCATTATAGTGAATTCAGATATAAGATCTATGCACCCATCGCTTTTCGTTATTTTCGTGATTTGTTTGGCATACAGCCAGATGATTTTATG ATGTCTATGTGCACTTCGCCTTTGCGCGAATTATCGAATCCTGGTGCTTCCGGCTCTATATTCTATTTGACGGACGACGATGAGTTCATTATCAAAACGGTGCAACACAAAGAGGGTGAATTTTTACAAAAACTACTGCCTGG TTACTATATGAATCTGAATCAAAATCCGCGCACGTTATTGCCGAAGTTCTTCGGTCTCTACTGCCTGCAGACGAGCAATGCCAAAAACATTCGATTGGTGGTCATGAACAATCTGCTGCCATCGGCGGTGCGAATGCATCTGAAGTACGATCTCAAGGGTTCGACGTTCAAGCGCAAGGCATCGAAAGCGGAGCGTGCCAAGAAATCGCCAACGTACAAGGATCTCGACTTTATGGAACAGCATCCCAATGGCATATTCCTCGAGGCGGAAACCTATTCGGCGCTCATCAAAACCATTCAGAGGGATTGCACAGTGCTCGAATCCTTCAAGATTATGGACTATTCGCTGCTGCTGGGCGTGCACAATTTAGATGTGGCACTCAAGGAGAAGCAGAGTGAGCACCGGAAGCCGATGAAAGCACCGCTGGCCGAGGACTCGGATGTGGATGAACCACTCGAGGAGTCAGATGCCAGGGATCGAGACACAGCAACGGGCATCAGCAGAAACAA ATCGGTGAATCGACAGCGACTCGTGGCACACTCGACGGCCATGGAGAGCATTCAGGCGGAGAGCGAGCCCATCGACGACGAAGAGGATGTGCC ACCTGGTGGCATTCCAGCGCGCAGCGAGAAGGGCGAGCGTCTGTTGCTCTACATTGGCATCATCGACATCCTTCAGTCGTACAGACTCAAGAAGAAGCTGGAGCACACATTCAAAAGCATCATACACGATGGC GAGACCGTCTCGGTGTGTCGACCCTCGTTCTATGCTCAAAGATTTCAGAACTTTATGGCCAAGACCGTATTCCGCAAGATACCATCGC TGGATCTCCCAGAGATCAAAGGAAATCACAGAAAATTTCGTACCTTGGTAACCAGTTATATAG CATGTCTCTCGATCTCAC CTCTAAAGCATTCGCCGTCGAAGAGAAAAAGTCTCTCCAAGGCCATACAACGCTCCATCGACAGCGAGAACGAGGCCATCCGAC CTTCGCATTCCCACAGTAGCGGCAAAATCCATCAGCCAACGAAGACGCCAACCACAGAGCCCACGTCTGCAGGCACAAGCTCGGAAAGGGAACGCGAACGGGATCGGGATAGAGACCGGGATCGTGATCGCGATCGAGAGAGCGGACGCCATTCGAGTGCCGCTAGCCAGAGCAATGTGCCACCGCCAGTGCGGCAACGTGCGTCCACCTCCGGATCGGCAGCTGCTCCAGCGGCGAGCAGCAACCTGAAGGCGCGTGTGCCGCCGCCAGTGCCACCGCGAGGATCGCCGCGACGCAAGGACACACAGGACAGTCGGGCACACTCGACCACGCCAG GCACAACTCCATCATGCAGTTCAACACCTCCCCCTGCCTTTGACGACATCTCCGAGGACAGTTCGAACAAGAACAGCACATCGTCGATGGGTCGCAGgtcgcatcatcatcatcaccatcagcaacagcagcagcaacagtcgagtCAGTCCAGTCATTACTatcagcaacagccacagtaTTTGGATCGTAAAATGAACATTGGTCCCGCCTATCGAGGCTCCTACAAGGAGGATATCGTTAG CGTTTCGGAGGTGCATTTGGACACGTTTCTGGCGGTGGACACATCGTCGAGCAGTCACTATGGGTCACGTGGTGGCCTGGCCTGGACGCCACCGGCATCAGGTGAGGGCTCGACACCCACTTGGACAGAGGGCACACCCAGTTTTACGGACTCCAGTTCGAGTGGTGATCTCG ACAACTTCTCGCCCATAAACTCATCTAAAATCGATCGACACAAGCCGACGGTGGAAGATGCCATCAACTCTCTGTCCTCGGGAATG aTCAACTAA